Proteins found in one Nitrospirota bacterium genomic segment:
- a CDS encoding Rrf2 family transcriptional regulator, with product MLKLSTKGQYGVRAMFEIAKNYSKGPITIKEISERQEVSVAYLEQILNKLRREGLIESHKGPGGGYVLSRKPEEISVGSILSALEGPVAITSCLDPTAEGCSRVDICVTRMLWKSLGEKIEQFLETISLKNLLEVGDSTPREESEAILALSRPKE from the coding sequence ATGCTTAAGTTATCCACAAAAGGACAGTATGGTGTCAGGGCGATGTTTGAGATAGCGAAAAACTATTCAAAAGGGCCTATTACGATTAAGGAAATCTCTGAAAGGCAGGAGGTCTCTGTTGCCTACCTCGAACAGATACTGAACAAGCTCCGCAGGGAAGGACTCATAGAAAGCCATAAAGGCCCTGGAGGAGGCTATGTGCTGAGCAGAAAGCCTGAGGAAATCAGCGTTGGCAGTATCCTCAGCGCCCTTGAGGGTCCTGTTGCCATAACATCATGTCTTGACCCAACTGCAGAGGGCTGCAGCAGGGTAGATATCTGCGTAACAAGGATGCTCTGGAAGTCTCTCGGAGAAAAAATAGAGCAGTTTCTTGAAACAATCAGCTTGAAGAACCTTTTAGAAGTCGGAGACTCGACTCCACGAGAGGAATCAGAGGCAATTCTGGCCTTATCAAGGCCTAAGGAATAA
- a CDS encoding sulfurtransferase TusA family protein encodes MATASTGSAEVPLKFLDKPIKADKTTDIIYMMCPMHLLTIQQKLKEIKVGEVLAILTDYDGALEDIPMWCENTGNEFIGVVDASDHYTFYIRKLKD; translated from the coding sequence ATGGCGACTGCTTCGACAGGCTCAGCAGAGGTTCCATTGAAATTCCTTGATAAGCCGATAAAGGCAGATAAGACAACTGACATTATATATATGATGTGTCCGATGCATCTCCTTACGATCCAGCAGAAATTAAAGGAGATAAAGGTCGGAGAGGTCCTCGCTATTCTCACAGATTATGATGGAGCGCTTGAGGATATCCCGATGTGGTGTGAAAACACAGGCAATGAATTTATTGGCGTGGTAGATGCTTCTGACCACTATACATTTTATATAAGAAAGCTGAAGGATTAA